The Gemmatimonadales bacterium genome window below encodes:
- a CDS encoding GlsB/YeaQ/YmgE family stress response membrane protein produces MDIVTWLIVGLVAGLLASFAIGGVGYGILGDIVVGIVGAFVGGWLFNQLNIASPWGGLAGVIFVAFVGAVVLLLGLRALRPMRAR; encoded by the coding sequence ATGGATATCGTCACCTGGCTGATCGTCGGCCTGGTCGCCGGCCTGCTTGCGAGCTTTGCCATCGGGGGAGTGGGGTACGGCATTCTGGGGGACATCGTCGTCGGTATCGTCGGTGCGTTTGTCGGAGGCTGGTTGTTCAACCAGCTGAACATCGCCTCGCCGTGGGGCGGCCTCGCCGGCGTCATCTTCGTCGCCTTCGTCGGCGCCGTGGTGCTCCTCCTCGGCTTGCGCGCCCTGCGGCCGATGCGCGCGCGATAG
- a CDS encoding response regulator transcription factor has translation MKKTPTRKPAKKAAAATPTRSPISIVLIDDNRLMREGLTAMIHRQPGFRVLAASADVEEALAKVREEQPDIVLLDFGLADHDSIGLTATVRADVPSARVIVMGLLPLQEHVADYVHAGASGFIMLNASFDEFFETIRAVADGAEVLPAALTSSLFSQIVRNAPLENRALALESVRLTLREQEIVALLGEGLSNKEIAARMGVAVHTVKSHVHNVLEKLALNSRLEVAAFSHSRGPSID, from the coding sequence ATGAAGAAGACGCCCACGCGCAAACCGGCCAAGAAGGCTGCCGCTGCCACGCCCACCCGCTCCCCCATTTCGATCGTGCTCATCGATGACAACCGGCTCATGCGGGAGGGGCTCACCGCGATGATCCACAGGCAACCGGGCTTTCGGGTGCTGGCCGCGTCCGCGGACGTCGAGGAGGCGCTCGCGAAGGTTCGGGAGGAGCAGCCGGACATCGTCCTGCTGGACTTCGGACTGGCCGACCACGACAGCATCGGCCTGACCGCCACGGTCCGTGCCGATGTCCCCTCGGCGCGGGTCATCGTGATGGGCCTCCTGCCCCTCCAGGAGCATGTCGCGGACTACGTGCACGCCGGCGCGTCGGGCTTCATCATGCTCAATGCGTCGTTCGACGAATTCTTTGAGACCATCCGTGCCGTGGCGGACGGCGCCGAAGTCCTGCCGGCCGCGCTTACCAGCTCGCTCTTTTCCCAGATCGTCCGCAACGCACCGCTCGAGAACCGGGCACTCGCGCTCGAATCGGTCCGCCTGACCCTCCGGGAACAGGAGATCGTCGCGCTCCTCGGCGAAGGGCTGAGCAACAAGGAGATCGCGGCGCGGATGGGTGTCGCGGTGCATACCGTCAAGAGCCACGTCCACAACGTGCTCGAGAAGCTCGCCCTGAACAGCCGTCTCGAAGTCGCGGCGTTCTCCCACAGCCGGGGACCCTCCATCGACTAG